A section of the Arabiibacter massiliensis genome encodes:
- a CDS encoding beta-eliminating lyase-related protein produces MLHFDSDYMEGAHPAIIERLAATNLDQTSGYGTDEVCERARQRIREACACPEAAVYFLVGGTQANAAVADQILRPWEGIVSATTGHITAHEAGAVEACGRKTLPLPQHDGKLDATEVRAYCEAYWADENREHIVAPGAVYISHPTEYGTVYSLAELEALAQVCRDFDMRLFMDGARLGYGLAAVGADVALPDIARLCDAFYIGGTKVGAFCGEAVVFTKPGLDDHFFTLMKKRGALLAKGRFLGLQFDVLFEEEDGGLRYENAGRHAVELAQLLAEGFRAKGYQLHLDSPTNQQFVVLDDATKARLAEHASFGFWELTPDGRTVVRFATSWATRPEAVDELLALL; encoded by the coding sequence GTGCTTCATTTCGATTCGGACTACATGGAGGGCGCGCATCCGGCCATCATCGAGCGGCTTGCGGCCACGAACCTCGACCAGACGAGCGGCTACGGCACCGACGAGGTGTGCGAGCGCGCCCGGCAGCGCATCCGCGAGGCGTGCGCGTGCCCGGAGGCGGCCGTGTACTTCCTGGTGGGAGGCACGCAGGCGAACGCCGCCGTGGCCGACCAGATCCTGCGGCCGTGGGAGGGCATCGTGAGCGCCACCACCGGCCACATCACCGCGCACGAGGCGGGCGCCGTGGAGGCGTGCGGCCGCAAGACGCTGCCGCTGCCGCAGCACGACGGCAAGCTGGACGCGACCGAGGTGCGTGCGTACTGCGAGGCGTACTGGGCCGACGAGAACCGCGAGCACATCGTGGCGCCGGGCGCTGTGTATATCTCGCATCCCACCGAGTACGGCACCGTGTACTCGCTGGCCGAGCTGGAGGCATTGGCACAGGTGTGCCGCGACTTCGACATGCGGCTGTTCATGGACGGCGCGCGATTGGGCTACGGCCTGGCCGCCGTGGGCGCCGACGTCGCGCTGCCCGACATCGCGCGCCTGTGCGACGCGTTCTACATCGGCGGCACGAAGGTGGGCGCCTTCTGCGGCGAGGCCGTGGTATTCACCAAGCCGGGGCTGGACGACCACTTCTTCACGCTCATGAAGAAGCGCGGGGCGCTACTGGCGAAGGGGCGCTTTTTGGGGCTGCAATTCGACGTGCTGTTCGAGGAGGAGGACGGCGGGCTGCGCTATGAGAACGCCGGCCGCCACGCCGTGGAGCTGGCGCAGCTACTGGCCGAGGGCTTCCGCGCGAAGGGCTACCAGCTGCACCTGGACTCGCCTACCAACCAGCAGTTCGTGGTGCTCGACGACGCCACCAAGGCGCGCCTGGCCGAGCACGCGTCGTTCGGCTTCTGGGAGCTCACGCCCGACGGCCGCACCGTGGTGCGCTTCGCCACCAGCTGGGCCACGCGCCCCGAGGCTGTGGACGAACTGCTCGCGCTGCTGTAA
- a CDS encoding DUF4143 domain-containing protein: MADVIKPAGYRPRIVDAEVDRFLDIFGAVEIAGTKWCGKTWTSRAHAASISYVDRGNNLALAKADPSLMLIGDEPHVIDEWQRVPALWDVVRHAVDDAAGKKGLWILTGSSTPRKKEDKPAHSGAGRIGRIRMLPMSLAESGESSAAVSLAGLFRGEFSRQKVDVDTRALLDMACRGGWPEAIDAPVDKAQTIAREYLRTILEESAPTLGKSSDMAERLIASLARNLCQAATYQTLRLDMYGGEEDPEGLASDKAITGYLEMLRSLYLIEGVKGWVPPARSPKRVQLKEKRYFADPSLAAAALGMTPEALLEDWQTFGLIFENLCMRDVLVYARALPNVGMTPVRYYRDDSGLEADAIIELADGRWAALEFKVSEDKVPEGVESLERLRAKLLKNPSARTREPEFLAVIVGLGEYARKTEEGVYVIPLRALGA, encoded by the coding sequence ATGGCCGACGTCATCAAGCCAGCTGGGTACCGTCCGCGAATCGTCGATGCGGAGGTTGACCGGTTCCTTGACATTTTCGGCGCCGTGGAGATTGCGGGCACGAAGTGGTGCGGCAAAACGTGGACCTCGCGCGCGCATGCTGCCAGCATCAGCTACGTCGACCGAGGGAACAACCTGGCGCTTGCAAAAGCCGACCCCTCCCTGATGCTCATAGGCGACGAGCCGCACGTCATAGACGAATGGCAGCGCGTCCCCGCTCTTTGGGACGTTGTCAGGCACGCCGTGGACGACGCGGCTGGCAAGAAGGGGCTGTGGATTCTCACCGGCTCGTCCACCCCTCGCAAGAAGGAAGATAAGCCCGCCCACAGCGGGGCCGGCCGCATCGGGCGCATTCGCATGCTGCCGATGAGCTTAGCCGAGTCGGGCGAATCGAGCGCAGCCGTCTCTCTCGCAGGCTTGTTCAGGGGCGAGTTCTCCCGGCAGAAAGTCGATGTCGACACGCGGGCGCTGCTGGATATGGCCTGCCGCGGCGGCTGGCCCGAGGCGATCGACGCGCCTGTCGACAAGGCGCAGACCATCGCACGCGAGTATCTGCGCACGATTCTGGAAGAGAGCGCACCCACCCTCGGGAAGAGCAGCGACATGGCTGAAAGGTTGATCGCGTCGCTTGCGCGGAACCTGTGCCAGGCTGCCACGTATCAGACCTTGCGACTCGATATGTACGGCGGCGAGGAGGATCCCGAGGGTTTGGCAAGCGACAAGGCCATCACTGGTTACCTCGAGATGCTTCGATCGCTCTATTTGATCGAGGGCGTGAAAGGCTGGGTTCCGCCCGCGCGCTCGCCGAAACGCGTGCAGTTGAAGGAGAAGCGCTACTTCGCCGACCCATCGCTCGCTGCCGCAGCGCTCGGAATGACGCCCGAGGCGCTCCTTGAAGATTGGCAGACGTTCGGCCTCATCTTCGAGAACCTTTGCATGCGCGACGTGCTCGTGTATGCGCGGGCGCTTCCAAACGTCGGCATGACGCCCGTGCGCTACTATCGGGACGACTCGGGACTTGAAGCCGATGCGATCATCGAGCTGGCCGACGGTCGTTGGGCAGCGCTCGAGTTCAAAGTGAGCGAGGACAAGGTTCCCGAGGGCGTCGAGAGCCTAGAGCGGCTGCGCGCGAAGCTGCTTAAGAACCCGAGTGCACGTACACGCGAGCCCGAGTTCCTCGCTGTGATAGTGGGGCTGGGCGAATACGCCCGCAAGACGGAGGAGGGTGTATACGTCATTCCTCTGAGAGCGCTTGGGGCCTAG
- a CDS encoding AAA family ATPase, with protein sequence MGSVENPFTPSFGEAPAHLAGRKLVVDNLVRAFRSEQRKPELTTIISGARGTGKTTLLTLLAHKAEERGWITASVTALPGMLDDIEIRVRKQAAHLIDTENGPSLAGIGIPQVIDIRFEEKSRPAGNWRSRMEDLLVQLETCGAGLLITVDEVDVELDEMIQLAAVYQHFVREGRKVALLMAGLPHHISALLSNKTVSFLRRAQTQLGRIADFEIEDALLKTIQENGRSADVEGLKLATEAIGGFPFLMQLVGYRSWDANPESKCISSADFHRGIAVAREELRARILEATFRELSPEDVRFASAMLQDERESRIADLVARLNRSSAQVAQYRKRLIEAGVIGQQGRGVVAFELPYFREYLMEKRENGELG encoded by the coding sequence ATGGGCAGCGTGGAGAATCCTTTCACACCAAGCTTTGGCGAAGCTCCCGCTCATCTTGCCGGGAGAAAGCTGGTGGTCGACAATCTTGTCCGGGCTTTTCGCAGCGAACAGCGCAAACCGGAGCTCACTACGATCATCTCCGGCGCCAGAGGCACGGGAAAAACAACTTTGCTCACCCTGCTCGCCCACAAGGCCGAGGAGCGCGGATGGATCACAGCTAGCGTTACCGCCCTTCCCGGCATGCTTGACGATATCGAGATACGCGTTCGCAAACAGGCGGCCCATCTGATCGACACCGAAAACGGACCTAGCCTTGCAGGAATAGGTATCCCGCAAGTGATCGACATTCGATTCGAGGAGAAGAGCCGGCCAGCTGGCAATTGGCGCTCACGCATGGAAGATCTGCTCGTCCAGCTGGAGACCTGCGGTGCAGGTCTTTTGATCACCGTCGATGAGGTTGATGTCGAGCTTGATGAAATGATCCAGCTTGCCGCTGTTTACCAGCATTTTGTACGCGAAGGACGCAAAGTCGCTCTGCTCATGGCGGGCCTCCCCCATCACATATCAGCACTCCTCAGCAACAAGACGGTCTCTTTCCTCAGACGTGCCCAAACCCAACTTGGCCGCATCGCCGACTTCGAAATCGAGGATGCCCTCCTGAAAACCATACAGGAAAACGGCCGCAGCGCCGACGTTGAAGGGCTGAAGCTCGCAACCGAGGCAATCGGCGGATTCCCGTTCCTGATGCAGCTTGTGGGATACCGCTCATGGGACGCGAATCCTGAAAGCAAGTGTATTTCGTCTGCAGACTTCCATCGCGGCATCGCAGTGGCGCGCGAAGAGTTGCGGGCGCGCATTCTCGAGGCGACGTTCCGCGAGCTGTCGCCAGAAGACGTACGCTTTGCGAGTGCCATGCTCCAAGACGAGCGGGAGAGTCGAATCGCCGACCTCGTAGCCCGCCTCAACCGATCTTCGGCACAGGTTGCACAGTATCGCAAACGACTTATCGAAGCAGGCGTCATCGGGCAACAAGGGCGCGGCGTGGTGGCATTCGAACTCCCCTACTTTCGCGAATACCTTATGGAGAAGCGAGAAAACGGCGAATTGGGCTGA
- a CDS encoding InlB B-repeat-containing protein — protein sequence MNTIRRAACAPANVLLSLVLAFTLMPLPRAWADDDAAVDPEALPAVDGTVDPEALPAVDGTAAAAAPSTSQANYFDDPSAYKDFGIDTANVPTDFNDDTSTDPLSGYKSLDPQNLFIGYVNKNESDTGMTAVADSLDYLVNSGDGLDSMLKKSIGSSHSITNDWKRFQYHANDAIPLKYNGEDFIVENTLYTGTFPDTIGDRNSKQEIFVRRYESGKSPAKVAAVYNYLANAPDLVSNIEQEGSLGLTAMAAGNFYHTDNGNQQLAVYCPAPAVPLRYPSLLIYELDENGLHLKQNIPLADMDSRFFLPSEDWRRPIVHLSTFSHDGYDDLVINVSYPRSNDFGSSSQKHDPMMFIYSTGGAPGELKKAFECEMTSGNHRMRFASALQTDLNENGVPELVVAGHCNEGYGKSDHAGRMNSKKNLVQMFTYDSSRGYQPVWDQPKEVEAIEDVYVDYEMCEPAATATGKFLRNQKNALFVEGVVFTLSADSPAAGKSEADLFRNGAFAKQFKMSLTGGRNHFIKKAVSGNFAKMNVGTEQIIVQSGAIDPVVNYRLTYDVRWIYSNNDTLVAHDTDLGYLENKDTRDNGTFLTLARCEVNKTNAYQFQLKSKSYGWSAPTPLAVLGGAPYWSELQGGDYAIGSTSFGINQTTASGSGGSWQVGGSFNVAAELLVGSGFFGTNILGGGGFDFHVAASYIGSYTQEHEVSRSLTYTEQAGRDMVVCQATPVVVYEYDVYVPKFIVTEEYLDQYNKLAKMVDPTKEWDPSMVGQSVGDCTVPFKVISTHAPALSMLTVQKYNALCERWRSKDDRIEMKDLFPHQPGDPTTYPANADSLPKVHEEDGTKALATSQLLDVTAEGGSVTAEASVTDSSGFTHGFELALGGGLSASIAVETSLFGAMRGSITGGWDVDIVGGGNWTTSTATGETFSTSLPPLPKGCDSYGHSVQMAVWQTDALASHPFVIGYLVTGTGPDSAPRSLPRWAVPYSTQGTDIVWAWSNDTTRPAEQYGIATPSTQGTWNVTGSVLGTTNNYTTRGVAGEEQQIKFQSYASQSGSNPSVLGPAVSGYTNGPGAPAITAHPANLNVKEGGTAAFTVEATPQAGGQLAYQWYELDTESDEYYATWKKLVGKTGKTLTLENVTKSGYDKHRYRVEVLDASAIPNQAALSNPATLRVDAASDQSDAGKLVPNISFEVTGSTVVQHGDEVFCDYGDTFDLKVKVTDADGNPCIGEIQSLTVKAYNPTAKKLEQGQAYNTAQLNGDGEVLYENNCPSDDTKNTPWRIGANEPKVFQVEATYKPSDGNTTHVFTTATLFINYGTVDISRKARMLDFDVDGDKLPDLKRAFTQAMELPSPEIDMVGQTFEGWYLDEALSTPLTHENLRNLVGDAVVFSKWSQIERTVSYELNGGENHPANPTVLTHDSSAVSLLPATRAGYAFEGWFLDPDFTQPIDCIPQGVLDDLTLHAKWSLVEYPIYYASFWGTNPAGNPLTYTVLDEVKLEPPLFEDAVPGSNAWYADWQFTQKAETTIPAGSTGSVVLYGNAERAAEPDPGPGPTPGPDPNPTVPTSGDPAHPKALVRTGDFPLPWILLVVCASAAAAAIVVTVRIRRRP from the coding sequence ATGAACACCATCCGCCGCGCCGCCTGCGCACCTGCGAACGTGCTGCTGTCCCTGGTCTTGGCCTTCACCCTCATGCCCCTGCCGCGCGCGTGGGCGGACGACGACGCGGCCGTTGACCCCGAGGCCCTCCCCGCCGTCGACGGCACCGTTGACCCCGAGGCCCTCCCCGCCGTCGACGGCACGGCGGCAGCGGCCGCCCCCTCCACCTCCCAGGCCAACTACTTCGACGACCCGTCCGCGTACAAGGACTTCGGCATCGACACCGCGAACGTGCCGACGGACTTCAACGACGACACCTCCACCGACCCGCTCTCGGGCTACAAAAGCCTCGACCCGCAGAACCTGTTCATCGGCTACGTGAACAAGAACGAAAGCGACACCGGCATGACCGCCGTCGCCGACAGCCTCGATTATCTGGTGAACTCCGGCGACGGGCTCGACAGCATGCTCAAGAAGTCCATCGGCTCTTCGCATTCCATCACCAACGACTGGAAGCGCTTCCAATACCACGCAAACGACGCCATCCCGCTCAAATACAACGGCGAGGACTTCATCGTGGAGAACACGCTCTATACGGGCACCTTCCCCGACACGATAGGCGATCGCAATAGCAAGCAGGAGATTTTCGTCCGCCGCTACGAAAGCGGCAAATCGCCTGCGAAGGTCGCGGCGGTGTACAACTATCTGGCCAACGCTCCCGACCTGGTTTCGAACATCGAGCAGGAGGGCTCCCTGGGGTTGACGGCCATGGCCGCCGGCAACTTCTACCACACGGACAACGGCAACCAGCAACTTGCGGTGTACTGCCCCGCGCCGGCGGTCCCCCTCCGGTACCCGTCCCTCCTCATCTACGAACTCGACGAAAATGGTCTTCACCTGAAGCAGAATATCCCCCTCGCCGACATGGACAGTCGTTTCTTCCTCCCCTCCGAAGACTGGCGCAGGCCCATCGTGCACCTGTCCACGTTCTCCCACGACGGCTACGACGATCTGGTGATCAACGTGAGCTATCCCCGCTCGAACGATTTCGGATCTTCCAGCCAGAAGCACGACCCCATGATGTTCATCTACTCGACCGGCGGCGCTCCAGGCGAATTGAAGAAGGCGTTCGAATGCGAGATGACGTCCGGCAACCATCGGATGCGGTTCGCCTCGGCCCTTCAAACCGACCTCAACGAAAACGGCGTGCCCGAGCTGGTGGTGGCCGGCCATTGCAACGAAGGCTACGGCAAAAGCGATCACGCAGGCAGGATGAACTCGAAGAAGAACCTCGTGCAAATGTTCACCTACGACTCCTCCCGCGGCTACCAACCCGTCTGGGACCAGCCGAAGGAAGTCGAAGCCATCGAAGACGTGTACGTCGACTACGAGATGTGCGAGCCCGCCGCAACAGCCACGGGCAAGTTCCTCCGCAACCAGAAAAATGCCCTGTTCGTGGAGGGGGTCGTGTTCACGCTCTCCGCCGACTCCCCGGCAGCAGGCAAAAGCGAGGCCGACCTGTTCAGGAACGGCGCATTCGCCAAGCAATTCAAGATGAGCCTCACGGGCGGCCGCAACCACTTCATAAAGAAGGCCGTGAGCGGGAACTTCGCGAAGATGAACGTGGGCACCGAGCAGATAATCGTGCAGAGCGGCGCGATCGACCCCGTGGTCAACTACCGGCTGACCTACGATGTGCGCTGGATCTACTCCAACAACGACACGCTCGTCGCCCACGACACCGACCTCGGCTACCTCGAGAACAAGGACACCCGCGACAACGGCACGTTCCTCACCTTGGCGCGGTGCGAGGTCAACAAGACCAACGCGTACCAGTTCCAGCTGAAGTCCAAGAGCTACGGTTGGAGCGCGCCCACGCCCCTCGCCGTGCTGGGCGGCGCGCCTTACTGGAGCGAGCTGCAGGGCGGCGACTACGCCATCGGCTCCACGTCGTTCGGCATCAACCAAACCACCGCGAGCGGAAGCGGCGGAAGCTGGCAGGTGGGAGGCAGCTTCAACGTAGCGGCCGAGTTGCTGGTGGGCTCGGGCTTCTTCGGCACCAACATTCTTGGGGGCGGCGGCTTCGACTTCCACGTCGCGGCGAGCTACATAGGAAGCTACACCCAAGAGCACGAGGTGAGCCGGTCGCTCACCTACACGGAGCAGGCCGGGCGCGACATGGTGGTGTGCCAGGCCACGCCCGTGGTGGTGTACGAGTACGACGTGTACGTGCCGAAGTTCATCGTGACCGAGGAATACCTCGATCAATACAACAAGCTCGCCAAGATGGTCGACCCGACGAAGGAATGGGACCCGAGCATGGTGGGGCAGAGCGTGGGCGATTGCACCGTGCCTTTCAAGGTGATCAGCACGCACGCGCCCGCCCTGAGCATGCTCACGGTGCAGAAGTACAACGCCTTGTGCGAAAGGTGGCGCAGCAAGGACGATCGTATCGAGATGAAGGACTTGTTCCCCCACCAGCCGGGCGACCCCACCACGTATCCCGCGAACGCGGACAGCCTGCCGAAGGTGCATGAGGAAGACGGCACGAAGGCGCTTGCCACCAGCCAGCTCCTCGATGTCACGGCGGAAGGCGGCTCCGTCACCGCCGAGGCGAGCGTGACGGATTCGTCCGGGTTCACCCATGGGTTCGAGCTCGCGCTGGGAGGCGGCCTGTCCGCGAGCATCGCCGTCGAAACGTCGTTGTTCGGCGCCATGAGGGGCTCCATCACCGGCGGCTGGGACGTGGACATCGTGGGCGGCGGAAACTGGACGACGTCCACCGCCACCGGCGAGACGTTCTCGACCAGCCTCCCGCCGCTGCCCAAGGGCTGCGACTCCTACGGCCACAGCGTGCAGATGGCGGTGTGGCAGACCGATGCCTTGGCGAGCCACCCGTTCGTCATCGGATACCTGGTAACAGGCACGGGGCCGGACAGCGCCCCGAGGAGCCTGCCGCGCTGGGCGGTTCCCTACAGCACCCAAGGCACCGACATCGTCTGGGCGTGGAGCAACGACACCACGCGGCCAGCCGAGCAATACGGCATCGCCACCCCCAGCACGCAGGGCACGTGGAACGTCACGGGTTCGGTGCTCGGCACGACGAATAACTACACGACGCGCGGGGTGGCGGGCGAAGAGCAGCAGATCAAGTTCCAATCGTATGCCTCCCAGAGCGGGAGCAATCCGAGCGTCTTGGGCCCGGCCGTCTCCGGCTACACGAACGGGCCCGGCGCGCCCGCCATCACCGCGCACCCGGCGAACCTCAACGTGAAGGAAGGCGGAACGGCTGCGTTCACCGTGGAGGCGACGCCCCAGGCGGGCGGGCAGCTGGCTTACCAGTGGTACGAGCTGGACACCGAGAGCGATGAGTATTACGCCACGTGGAAGAAGCTGGTCGGCAAGACCGGCAAGACCTTGACCCTCGAGAACGTCACGAAGAGCGGCTACGACAAGCATCGCTACCGCGTGGAGGTGCTCGACGCATCCGCCATCCCGAACCAGGCGGCCCTGTCGAACCCGGCAACGCTCAGGGTGGACGCCGCCTCCGACCAGAGCGATGCGGGGAAGCTGGTGCCTAACATCTCGTTCGAGGTGACGGGGAGCACGGTGGTGCAGCACGGCGACGAGGTGTTCTGCGATTACGGGGACACCTTCGATCTGAAAGTCAAGGTGACGGACGCCGACGGCAATCCCTGCATCGGCGAGATCCAGTCCTTGACCGTGAAGGCCTACAACCCAACCGCCAAGAAGCTGGAGCAGGGACAGGCCTACAACACCGCACAACTGAACGGCGACGGGGAAGTTCTCTATGAGAACAACTGCCCTTCGGACGACACGAAAAACACCCCTTGGCGAATAGGCGCGAATGAACCGAAGGTGTTCCAGGTGGAAGCCACCTACAAACCCTCCGACGGTAACACCACGCACGTGTTCACCACGGCCACGCTCTTCATCAACTACGGCACCGTCGATATCTCGCGCAAGGCCCGCATGCTGGACTTCGACGTGGACGGCGACAAGCTGCCCGACCTGAAGCGCGCGTTCACGCAGGCCATGGAGCTGCCCAGCCCGGAGATCGACATGGTGGGCCAGACGTTCGAGGGCTGGTACCTCGACGAGGCGCTCTCGACCCCGCTCACCCACGAAAACCTGCGGAACCTGGTGGGCGATGCCGTCGTGTTCAGCAAGTGGAGCCAGATCGAGCGCACCGTCTCCTACGAGCTGAACGGCGGCGAGAACCACCCCGCCAACCCCACCGTACTCACGCACGACAGCAGCGCCGTGAGCCTGCTGCCGGCGACGCGGGCGGGCTACGCGTTCGAGGGCTGGTTCCTCGACCCCGACTTCACGCAGCCCATCGACTGCATCCCGCAGGGCGTGCTCGACGACCTCACGCTGCACGCCAAGTGGTCGCTCGTGGAATACCCCATCTACTACGCCTCGTTCTGGGGGACGAACCCGGCCGGCAACCCGCTCACGTACACAGTGCTCGACGAGGTGAAACTTGAGCCGCCCCTGTTCGAGGATGCCGTGCCCGGCTCGAACGCCTGGTACGCCGATTGGCAGTTCACGCAGAAGGCCGAGACGACCATCCCCGCAGGCAGCACCGGATCCGTCGTGCTGTACGGCAATGCCGAGCGCGCGGCCGAGCCGGATCCCGGCCCTGGCCCGACTCCCGGTCCCGACCCGAATCCGACCGTCCCGACGTCCGGCGACCCCGCGCACCCCAAGGCCCTCGTGCGCACCGGCGACTTCCCGTTGCCCTGGATTTTGCTGGTTGTGTGCGCCTCAGCCGCAGCGGCCGCCATCGTCGTCACCGTCCGCATCCGCCGCCGTCCCTAG